A window from Synechococcus sp. RSCCF101 encodes these proteins:
- a CDS encoding L-lactate dehydrogenase, with the protein MTVSTIPGQRPEQAPGQSLFLATGADRSPVTLPVRKVSIVGCGAVGMACALSILHRGCMEELVLVDIAAERLEGEAMDLCHGLPFLPRTDLRAGTIEEAGRGSDVVVISAGIPQKPGESRLDLIGKNADLFRRLIPPIAEHCPDAVLLVVSNPVDVLTHIAGALSGFPPHRVIGSGTVLDSARFRMAISRRLGLDPHNVQALVLGEHGDSEVPIWSQLTVAGLPLHDAAWGDLAGPGGLTLEAVFDQEVRQAAQEIIRRKGSTSWAIGLATAEIVEAVLRSKERLLSVSTRSLGLYGLADVCLSLPTLVNDRGATSLVRLPLSELELERLHGSARLLEESLRAVGF; encoded by the coding sequence ATGACCGTCTCCACCATTCCCGGGCAGCGGCCGGAGCAGGCTCCGGGCCAGAGTCTTTTTCTGGCCACCGGTGCCGATCGCAGTCCCGTCACCCTGCCGGTGCGCAAGGTGTCGATCGTCGGCTGCGGCGCCGTCGGGATGGCCTGCGCCCTCTCGATCCTGCACCGCGGCTGCATGGAGGAGCTGGTGCTGGTGGACATCGCCGCCGAGCGGCTTGAGGGGGAGGCGATGGACCTCTGCCACGGCCTGCCGTTCCTGCCCCGCACCGACCTGCGGGCCGGAACGATCGAGGAGGCCGGGCGCGGATCGGATGTGGTGGTGATCAGCGCCGGCATCCCCCAGAAGCCCGGCGAATCCCGCCTCGATCTGATCGGCAAGAACGCCGATCTCTTCCGCCGGCTCATCCCCCCCATCGCCGAGCACTGCCCCGATGCGGTGCTGCTGGTGGTGAGCAATCCCGTGGACGTGCTCACCCACATCGCCGGTGCCCTGAGCGGCTTCCCGCCCCACCGGGTGATCGGGTCCGGCACGGTGCTCGATTCCGCCCGCTTCCGCATGGCCATCAGCCGCCGGCTGGGCCTGGATCCCCACAACGTGCAGGCCCTGGTGCTCGGTGAACACGGCGACAGCGAGGTGCCGATCTGGAGCCAGCTCACCGTGGCCGGACTACCGCTGCACGACGCCGCCTGGGGCGACCTGGCCGGCCCGGGCGGCCTCACCCTCGAGGCGGTCTTCGATCAGGAGGTGCGTCAGGCGGCCCAGGAGATCATCCGCCGCAAGGGCAGCACCTCCTGGGCGATCGGCCTGGCCACCGCGGAGATCGTGGAGGCGGTGCTGCGCAGCAAGGAACGGCTGCTCTCGGTGAGCACCCGCAGCCTCGGCCTCTACGGCCTGGCGGATGTGTGCCTGAGCCTGCCCACCCTGGTGAATGACCGCGGCGCCACCAGCCTGGTGCGGCTTCCCCTCTCGGAGCTGGAGCTCGAGCGCCTGCACGGCAGCGCCCGGCTGCTGGAGGAGTCGCTGCGGGCGGTGGGCTTCTGA
- a CDS encoding phosphoketolase: MTLTPIPAAAASIQAPPDDELQGLDAYWRTANYLAVGMIYLQDNPLLKEPLRPEHIKNRLLGHWGSSPGQAFIWTHANRLIRKYDLDMIYMSGPGHGAPGMLGPVYIDGSYSELYPDKSMDGDGLRKFFKQFSFPGHIGSHCTAETPGSIHEGGELGYVLSHAGGSVFDNPELITIACVGDGEAETGPLATSWHINKFLNPVRDGAVLPVLHLNGYKIANPSLLSRISHGELEKLMQGYGWQPIFVEGSDPMTMHRAMAVAMEQAVTTIRSIQSQARSSGEAVRPAWPMIVLRSPKGWTGPAEVDGNKVEGFWRAHQVPIAGVKSNPAHLQQLEDWMKSYRPWELFDENGTVRAEIRALSPQGGRRMGSSPHANGGVLRKDLLFPDMAPYAVPVEIPGTTEKENTYPLGELIRDLIRRNPGRYRLFGPDETASNRLQAVYQATKKAWMADFLPEDLNGSELSRDGYVVEMLSEHTLVGMMEGYLLTGRYGFFHTYEAFAHVISSMYNQHCKWLDTCEEIPWRAPIGSWNCLISSTVWRQDHNGFTHQDPGFMDLAGNKKGSITRVYLPADANCLLAVAEQALTETNVANIIVSDKQKHLQYLDLEAARRHVAKGAGIWEWACNDDCGTDFDEPDVVLASAGDIPTKEVLAAIEILRHEIPSLKMRYVNVVKLFALTPESEHPHGLSDRDFRSLFTEDKPVIFNFHGYPWLIHRLAYRRPNHHNFHVRGYKEQGNINTPLELAMNNQIDRFNLVIDVIDRVPSLGSRASHVKERMKDEIFKNRAYAYEHGMDAPEVSDWRWRLGLSACTLPEA; this comes from the coding sequence ATGACCCTCACCCCGATCCCCGCCGCTGCCGCTTCGATCCAGGCGCCCCCCGACGACGAGCTGCAGGGGCTCGATGCCTACTGGCGCACCGCCAACTACCTGGCGGTGGGCATGATCTACCTCCAGGACAATCCCCTGCTCAAGGAACCGCTCAGGCCGGAGCACATCAAGAACCGGCTGCTGGGCCACTGGGGGTCCAGCCCGGGCCAGGCCTTCATCTGGACCCACGCCAACCGGCTGATCCGGAAATACGACCTGGACATGATCTACATGTCCGGCCCCGGCCATGGCGCCCCGGGCATGCTCGGCCCCGTCTACATCGACGGCAGCTACAGCGAGCTTTATCCGGACAAGTCCATGGACGGTGACGGCCTGCGCAAGTTCTTCAAGCAGTTCTCCTTCCCCGGCCACATCGGCAGCCACTGCACCGCCGAGACCCCCGGCTCGATCCACGAGGGCGGCGAGCTGGGCTACGTGCTCTCCCACGCCGGCGGTTCGGTGTTCGACAACCCCGAGCTGATCACCATCGCCTGCGTCGGCGACGGCGAGGCGGAAACCGGCCCGCTGGCCACCAGCTGGCACATCAACAAGTTCCTCAACCCCGTGCGCGACGGTGCCGTGCTGCCGGTGCTGCACCTCAACGGCTACAAGATCGCCAACCCCTCGCTGCTGAGCCGCATCAGCCACGGCGAACTGGAGAAGCTGATGCAGGGCTACGGCTGGCAGCCGATCTTCGTCGAGGGCTCCGATCCGATGACCATGCACCGCGCCATGGCGGTGGCGATGGAGCAGGCGGTGACCACGATCCGCAGCATCCAGTCGCAGGCCCGCAGCAGCGGCGAGGCGGTCCGCCCCGCCTGGCCGATGATCGTGCTGCGCTCACCCAAGGGCTGGACCGGCCCGGCCGAGGTGGACGGCAACAAGGTGGAGGGCTTCTGGCGGGCCCACCAGGTGCCGATCGCCGGGGTGAAGAGCAACCCCGCCCACCTGCAGCAGCTGGAGGACTGGATGAAGAGCTACCGCCCCTGGGAGCTCTTCGATGAGAACGGCACGGTGCGTGCGGAGATCCGGGCCCTGTCCCCGCAGGGCGGCCGCCGCATGGGATCCAGCCCTCACGCCAACGGCGGCGTGCTGCGCAAGGACCTGCTCTTCCCCGACATGGCGCCCTACGCCGTGCCGGTGGAGATCCCCGGCACCACCGAGAAGGAGAACACCTACCCGCTCGGTGAGCTGATCCGCGACCTGATCCGCCGCAACCCCGGCCGCTACCGCCTGTTCGGGCCCGACGAGACAGCCTCCAACCGGCTGCAGGCGGTGTATCAGGCCACCAAGAAGGCCTGGATGGCCGATTTCCTGCCGGAGGACCTCAACGGCAGCGAACTCTCCCGCGATGGCTACGTGGTGGAGATGCTCTCCGAGCACACGCTGGTGGGAATGATGGAGGGCTACCTGCTCACCGGCCGCTACGGCTTCTTCCACACCTACGAAGCCTTCGCCCATGTGATCTCCTCGATGTACAACCAGCACTGCAAGTGGCTGGACACCTGCGAGGAGATTCCCTGGCGCGCACCGATCGGCAGCTGGAACTGCCTGATCTCCTCCACGGTGTGGCGGCAGGACCACAACGGCTTCACCCACCAGGATCCCGGCTTCATGGACCTGGCCGGCAACAAGAAGGGCTCGATCACCCGCGTCTACCTGCCCGCCGATGCCAACTGCCTGCTGGCGGTGGCCGAACAGGCCCTGACCGAAACGAATGTGGCCAACATCATCGTGTCGGACAAGCAGAAGCATCTGCAGTACCTGGATCTGGAGGCGGCCCGGCGGCACGTGGCCAAGGGGGCCGGCATCTGGGAGTGGGCCTGCAACGACGATTGCGGCACCGACTTCGATGAGCCCGATGTGGTGCTCGCCTCGGCCGGTGACATCCCCACCAAGGAGGTGCTGGCGGCGATCGAGATCCTGCGCCATGAGATCCCCTCACTGAAGATGCGCTACGTGAACGTGGTCAAGCTCTTCGCTCTCACCCCCGAGAGCGAACATCCCCACGGCCTGTCGGATCGCGATTTCCGCAGCCTGTTCACCGAGGACAAGCCGGTGATCTTCAACTTCCACGGCTATCCCTGGCTGATTCACCGCCTCGCCTATCGCCGCCCCAACCACCACAACTTCCATGTGCGCGGTTACAAGGAGCAGGGCAACATCAACACGCCGCTGGAGCTGGCGATGAACAACCAGATCGATCGCTTCAACCTGGTCATCGATGTGATCGACCGGGTGCCGAGCCTCGGCTCGCGCGCCTCGCACGTGAAGGAGCGGATGAAGGATGAGATCTTCAAGAACCGCGCCTATGCCTACGAGCACGGCATGGATGCTCCCGAGGTGAGCGACTGGCGCTGGCGGCTCGGCCTCAGCGCCTGCACCTTGCCCGAGGCCTGA
- a CDS encoding cation:proton antiporter, protein MTLPSLLLEAGSHQLEMAETLIGVLRFLLIFLAARTLAEVLVRFQLPTILGELLAGVIIGVSGFHLLVPPESQVAINESFVQLISSLADVPAPEIQQLYNEDFLILEGVANLGLYALLFLTGLESELDELVAVGAQAFTVAVAGVVLPFALGTIGLMVLFQVDLIPAVFAGASMTATSIGITASVFGELGYLKTREGQIVIGAAVLDDILGIVILAIVVALGAGGSLEIGPILKLVAAAVVFVVAAIALSRSAAPAFDWVIDRLKAPGEVIVASFMVLAVVMFAATAIGLEAALGAFAAGLILSSSKHTHAIQRAVIPIVSLFATIFFVLVGAGMDLSVVNPADPANRAGLVMAGFMFVVAIIGKVAAGWSFLSDKPTNRLVVGLGMMPRGEVGLIFLGLGTASGLLTPSLEAAILLMVVGTTFLAPLLLRVVLKDKDPGADSGDGSSTPQPEAQLTA, encoded by the coding sequence ATGACTCTTCCCAGCCTGCTGCTTGAAGCGGGCAGCCATCAGCTCGAGATGGCCGAGACCCTGATCGGGGTGCTCCGGTTCCTGCTGATCTTCCTCGCCGCCCGCACCCTCGCCGAGGTGCTGGTGCGGTTCCAGCTGCCCACCATCCTCGGTGAGCTGCTGGCCGGCGTGATCATCGGCGTGTCCGGCTTCCACCTGCTGGTGCCGCCGGAGTCGCAGGTGGCGATCAACGAATCCTTCGTGCAGCTGATCAGCTCCCTGGCCGATGTGCCGGCCCCCGAGATCCAGCAGCTCTACAACGAGGACTTCCTGATCCTGGAGGGCGTCGCCAACCTCGGCCTCTACGCCCTCCTCTTCCTCACCGGTCTCGAGAGTGAGCTCGACGAGCTGGTGGCGGTGGGTGCCCAGGCCTTCACGGTGGCCGTGGCCGGTGTGGTGCTCCCCTTCGCCCTGGGGACCATCGGGCTGATGGTGCTGTTCCAGGTGGATCTGATCCCGGCGGTCTTCGCCGGAGCCTCGATGACCGCCACCAGCATCGGCATCACGGCCAGCGTGTTCGGTGAACTCGGTTATCTGAAGACCCGCGAGGGCCAGATCGTGATCGGCGCCGCCGTGCTCGACGACATCCTCGGCATCGTGATCCTGGCCATCGTGGTGGCCCTGGGCGCCGGCGGCAGCCTCGAGATCGGTCCGATCCTCAAGCTCGTGGCCGCGGCGGTGGTGTTCGTGGTGGCGGCCATCGCTCTGAGCCGTTCGGCGGCACCGGCCTTCGACTGGGTGATCGATCGCCTCAAGGCTCCGGGTGAGGTGATCGTGGCCTCCTTCATGGTGCTGGCGGTGGTGATGTTCGCCGCCACGGCCATCGGCCTGGAAGCGGCCCTCGGCGCCTTCGCCGCCGGCCTGATTCTGAGCAGCTCCAAGCACACCCACGCCATCCAGCGGGCCGTGATCCCGATCGTGTCCCTCTTCGCCACGATCTTCTTCGTGCTGGTGGGTGCCGGCATGGACCTCTCGGTGGTCAACCCCGCCGATCCGGCCAACCGGGCCGGCCTGGTGATGGCCGGCTTCATGTTCGTGGTGGCGATCATCGGCAAGGTGGCCGCCGGCTGGAGCTTCCTGTCCGACAAGCCCACCAATCGCCTGGTGGTCGGCCTGGGGATGATGCCCCGCGGCGAGGTGGGTCTGATCTTCCTGGGTCTGGGCACCGCCTCCGGCCTGCTCACCCCCTCTCTTGAGGCCGCGATCCTGCTGATGGTGGTGGGAACCACCTTCCTGGCCCCGCTGCTGCTCAGAGTGGTGCTGAAGGACAAGGATCCAGGCGCGGACTCCGGCGATGGCAGCAGCACCCCCCAGCCCGAAGCCCAGCTCACCGCCTGA